One window of the Herbiconiux sp. L3-i23 genome contains the following:
- the glgA gene encoding glycogen synthase, translated as MRVDLLTREYPPEVYGGAGVHVAELVTALRHDIDVQVRCFGLPRNEPNTHAYLVPPQLANANPSIATLGVDLQIAQDTAGADLVHSHTWYANAAGRVASLLHGIPHIVTAHSLEPLRPWKAEQLGGGYRVSSWIEREAFENADAVIAVSEGMRRDILRSYPALDESRVEVVYNGIDLDVWAPLHDDDLVRSLGVDPTRPAVVFVGRITRQKGLPYLLRAARALPDDVQLVLCAGAPDTAEILAEVTALVRELQQERAGVVWLDRLLSRQELSAVLTAATVFVCPSIYEPLGIVNLEAMACGAAVVGTATGGIPEVVADHGTGRLVPIEQVEDGTGTPIDPDRFVADLAGTLIEVVSDPEQAKRYGEAGRRRAEELFSWTRIAEDTRRVYQRVLGG; from the coding sequence GTGCGAGTCGATCTGCTGACAAGGGAGTATCCGCCGGAGGTATACGGGGGAGCGGGGGTGCACGTCGCCGAGCTCGTCACGGCGCTGCGTCACGACATCGACGTGCAGGTGCGCTGCTTCGGTCTTCCTCGCAACGAGCCGAACACCCACGCCTATCTCGTGCCGCCTCAGCTCGCGAACGCGAACCCGAGCATCGCGACGCTCGGCGTCGACCTGCAGATCGCCCAGGACACCGCCGGCGCCGACCTCGTGCACTCGCACACCTGGTACGCGAACGCGGCCGGCCGCGTCGCCTCTCTGCTACACGGCATCCCGCACATCGTCACCGCGCACAGCCTCGAGCCGCTGCGCCCCTGGAAGGCGGAGCAGCTCGGCGGCGGATACCGCGTCTCGAGCTGGATCGAGCGGGAGGCGTTCGAGAACGCCGACGCCGTCATCGCCGTGAGCGAGGGCATGCGCCGCGACATCCTCCGTTCCTACCCGGCGCTCGACGAGTCGCGGGTCGAGGTCGTCTACAACGGCATCGACCTCGACGTGTGGGCCCCGCTGCACGACGACGACCTCGTCCGGTCGCTCGGCGTCGACCCGACCCGGCCCGCCGTCGTCTTCGTCGGACGCATCACCCGCCAGAAGGGGCTTCCCTACCTGCTCCGCGCCGCGCGTGCGCTGCCCGACGACGTCCAGCTCGTGCTCTGCGCGGGAGCGCCGGACACCGCCGAGATCCTCGCCGAGGTCACCGCCCTCGTCCGCGAGCTGCAGCAGGAGCGGGCCGGCGTCGTCTGGCTCGACCGCCTGCTCAGTCGCCAGGAGCTGTCGGCGGTGCTGACGGCCGCGACGGTGTTCGTGTGCCCGTCCATCTACGAGCCGCTCGGCATCGTGAACCTCGAAGCCATGGCCTGCGGGGCCGCCGTCGTCGGCACCGCCACCGGCGGCATCCCCGAGGTCGTCGCCGACCACGGGACCGGGCGTCTCGTCCCCATCGAACAGGTCGAGGACGGCACCGGCACGCCGATCGACCCCGACAGGTTCGTCGCCGACCTGGCCGGCACCCTCATCGAAGTGGTGTCCGATCCCGAGCAGGCGAAGCGCTACGGCGAGGCCGGTCGTCGCCGGGCGGAAGAACTGTTCAGCTGGACCCGGATCGCCGAGGACACGCGCCGCGTCTACCAGCGCGTACTCGGCGGTTGA
- the glgC gene encoding glucose-1-phosphate adenylyltransferase: MASKKIFGIVLAGGEGKRLMPLTADRAKPAVPFGGTYRLIDFALSNLINSGLTQIVVLTQYKSHSLDRHVAETWRLSGLLNAYVASVPAQQRLGKRWYTGSADAILQSLNLINDEKPDIVVVVGADHVYRMDFSQMIDAHIASGVGATVAAIRQPISLADQFGVIQVDHSDPSRIAEFLEKPKDAEGLPDSPGEVLASMGNYVFNTDALVDAVRADADLPGSNHDMGGDIIPGFVSRGDAGVYDLNNNEVPGATDRDRFYWRDVGTIDSFFEAHQDLIAALPVFNLYNRSWPIFTQQLNSPPAKFVRDSVGNNGTMVDSIVSLGSLISGARIERSVLGPWSTIESGAVVTDSVLFDRARVYPNAVVSRAILDKNVVVEEGARVGIDHDLDRSRGFTVTDSGITVVGKGERVSA, translated from the coding sequence ATGGCATCGAAGAAGATCTTCGGCATCGTTCTGGCTGGCGGCGAGGGTAAGCGCCTCATGCCGCTCACTGCCGACCGGGCGAAGCCGGCGGTGCCGTTCGGCGGCACCTACCGCCTCATCGATTTCGCGCTGTCGAACCTCATCAACTCGGGGCTCACGCAGATCGTCGTTCTCACCCAGTACAAGTCGCACAGTCTCGACCGGCACGTCGCCGAGACCTGGCGTCTGTCGGGACTGCTGAACGCCTACGTGGCGTCGGTGCCCGCGCAGCAGCGACTCGGCAAGCGCTGGTACACGGGCTCGGCCGACGCGATCCTGCAGAGCCTCAACCTGATCAACGACGAGAAGCCCGACATCGTGGTCGTGGTCGGTGCCGACCACGTGTACCGCATGGACTTCAGCCAGATGATCGATGCGCACATCGCCTCGGGTGTCGGCGCGACGGTGGCCGCCATCCGGCAGCCGATCTCGTTGGCCGACCAGTTCGGCGTCATCCAGGTCGACCACTCCGACCCGAGCCGCATCGCCGAGTTCCTCGAGAAGCCGAAGGACGCGGAGGGTCTCCCCGACTCCCCCGGCGAGGTGCTCGCCTCGATGGGCAACTACGTCTTCAACACCGACGCGCTCGTCGACGCGGTCCGTGCCGACGCCGACCTGCCGGGCTCGAACCACGACATGGGCGGCGACATCATCCCGGGCTTCGTGTCGCGCGGCGATGCGGGCGTCTATGACCTCAACAACAACGAGGTGCCCGGGGCCACCGATCGCGACCGTTTCTACTGGCGAGACGTCGGTACCATCGACTCGTTCTTCGAGGCCCACCAGGACCTCATCGCGGCGCTGCCGGTCTTCAACCTCTACAACCGGTCATGGCCGATCTTCACGCAGCAGTTGAACTCGCCGCCCGCGAAGTTCGTGCGCGACTCGGTCGGCAACAATGGCACGATGGTCGACTCGATCGTCTCGCTCGGTTCGCTGATCTCGGGCGCACGCATCGAACGCAGCGTGCTCGGCCCTTGGTCGACGATCGAATCCGGTGCGGTGGTCACCGATTCGGTGCTCTTCGACCGCGCCCGCGTGTACCCGAACGCCGTCGTCTCTCGCGCTATCCTCGACAAGAACGTGGTGGTCGAAGAGGGCGCGCGGGTCGGCATCGACCACGACCTCGACCGCTCACGCGGCTTCACGGTGACCGACAGCGGTATCACCGTCGTGGGCAAGGGAGAGCGGGTATCGGCGTAA
- the serB gene encoding phosphoserine phosphatase SerB — protein sequence MPGPLVVLDVDSTLIEDEVIELLADAAGSRALVGDVTERAMRGEIDFAESLRERVATLEGLAVGVLDEVYAQIRVTEGVPELIDGVHGSGGLVGVVSGGFHELLDPLAERLGLDFHRANRLAVRDGRLTGAVDGPIVDARAKADAVIEWASAAAVPMGRTVAVGDGANDLAMMAVAGLSVAFDAKPAVRAAADVAIDVRDLSQVLALLGLRG from the coding sequence GTGCCGGGTCCCCTCGTGGTGCTCGACGTCGACTCGACGCTGATCGAGGACGAGGTCATCGAACTCCTCGCCGACGCCGCGGGCAGCCGCGCACTCGTCGGCGACGTCACCGAGCGGGCCATGCGCGGCGAGATCGACTTCGCCGAGAGCCTGCGCGAACGGGTGGCGACCCTCGAAGGGCTCGCGGTCGGCGTTCTCGACGAGGTGTACGCGCAGATCAGGGTCACCGAGGGCGTCCCGGAGCTGATCGACGGCGTGCACGGGTCCGGGGGCCTCGTCGGCGTCGTCTCGGGCGGGTTCCACGAGCTCCTCGACCCGCTGGCCGAGCGTCTCGGCCTCGACTTCCACCGCGCGAACCGGCTGGCAGTGCGCGACGGCCGGCTGACCGGAGCCGTCGACGGGCCGATCGTGGATGCTCGCGCCAAGGCCGACGCGGTGATCGAGTGGGCGTCGGCCGCAGCCGTTCCCATGGGTCGCACTGTGGCGGTGGGCGACGGCGCCAACGATCTCGCCATGATGGCGGTCGCCGGACTCTCTGTCGCGTTCGACGCGAAGCCCGCCGTGCGAGCGGCCGCCGACGTGGCCATCGACGTGCGCGACCTCAGTCAGGTGCTGGCGCTGCTCGGTCTGCGCGGCTGA
- a CDS encoding glycoside hydrolase family 43 protein, whose amino-acid sequence MHRRRRMMLVAAAAAVVCLGVAGCSFEPERSAAVDVDLPEPFALDADFADPDILSTTEGMIAYATQSEDAHVQVATSPDGQRWTLTDTDAMPVLPDWVRAGDTWAPDVVAWEGGHLLFHTSTDDASGVQCIGVARSRSALGPFVEVGEAPLVCPTGVGAIDASFFVDVDGSAHLLWKVDANCCGGTGEIWIAPLDHSGTRLEGPATLLLSADTPGEGRVVEAPTLVWRDGRYVLLHSAGDYYTLEYSIRWASSSALLGPYVKAPQPLLSTESSDFAYIGPGGQDVTDDRIFFHSWDAGHGYRGMSSLALTWDGYRPQVVLERAPD is encoded by the coding sequence GTGCACCGGCGGCGTCGGATGATGCTCGTCGCGGCGGCCGCCGCGGTGGTCTGCCTCGGCGTCGCCGGCTGCTCGTTCGAGCCGGAGCGCAGCGCTGCGGTCGACGTCGACCTTCCGGAGCCGTTCGCCCTCGATGCCGACTTCGCCGACCCGGACATCCTGTCGACGACCGAGGGCATGATCGCCTACGCGACGCAGTCGGAGGACGCGCACGTCCAGGTCGCCACATCGCCGGACGGGCAGCGGTGGACGCTGACCGACACCGACGCGATGCCGGTGCTGCCGGACTGGGTCCGAGCCGGCGACACGTGGGCTCCCGATGTGGTGGCGTGGGAGGGCGGTCACCTGCTCTTCCACACCAGCACCGACGACGCGAGCGGCGTGCAGTGCATCGGGGTGGCGCGCTCGCGGTCGGCGCTCGGCCCGTTCGTCGAGGTGGGGGAGGCGCCGCTCGTGTGCCCCACCGGTGTCGGAGCCATCGACGCCTCCTTCTTCGTCGATGTCGATGGCAGCGCCCACCTGCTCTGGAAGGTCGACGCGAACTGCTGCGGCGGCACCGGGGAGATCTGGATCGCGCCGCTCGACCACAGCGGGACGCGGCTCGAGGGCCCGGCGACCCTGCTGCTCAGCGCCGATACGCCAGGCGAAGGACGAGTGGTCGAGGCGCCGACGCTGGTGTGGAGGGACGGCCGATACGTGCTGCTGCACTCGGCGGGCGACTACTACACGCTCGAGTACTCGATCCGTTGGGCGTCGTCTTCGGCGCTGCTCGGCCCCTACGTCAAGGCGCCGCAACCGCTACTGTCGACGGAGAGCTCCGACTTCGCCTACATCGGTCCCGGCGGACAGGACGTCACCGACGACCGGATCTTCTTCCACTCCTGGGACGCCGGACACGGATACCGGGGGATGAGCAGCTTGGCGCTCACCTGGGACGGCTACCGGCCGCAGGTCGTGCTCGAACGCGCGCCCGACTGA
- a CDS encoding ThuA domain-containing protein produces MRVTVWNEGVHEQDPTMQVRYPKGMHGAIAGALRERLPGVEVRTATLADPGQGLPDEILDTTDVLLWWGHVAHDEVDDALVARVKERVLAGMGLIVLHSGHFSKIFISLMGTTCSLAWRNEGERELVWTVDPGHPIAEGVPQPIVIRQQEMYGEHFDIPQPDELVFISSFAGGEVFRSGVTYRRGRGKVFYFSPGDQDFPVYHQPEIQLVLANAVTWAAPPAERVLPAVSNPSAEWFLT; encoded by the coding sequence ATGCGGGTCACGGTGTGGAACGAGGGGGTCCACGAGCAGGATCCGACGATGCAGGTCCGCTATCCCAAGGGGATGCACGGCGCCATCGCCGGCGCCCTCCGGGAGCGCCTACCCGGCGTCGAGGTGCGCACCGCGACGTTGGCCGACCCCGGGCAGGGGCTGCCCGACGAGATCCTCGACACGACCGATGTGCTGCTCTGGTGGGGCCACGTCGCTCACGACGAGGTCGACGACGCGCTCGTCGCGCGGGTGAAGGAGCGCGTCCTCGCCGGGATGGGCCTCATCGTGCTGCACTCCGGGCACTTCTCGAAGATCTTCATCTCCCTGATGGGGACCACGTGCTCGCTGGCGTGGCGCAACGAGGGCGAACGGGAGCTCGTGTGGACCGTCGACCCCGGGCATCCCATCGCCGAGGGGGTGCCCCAACCGATCGTCATCCGTCAGCAGGAGATGTACGGCGAGCACTTCGACATCCCGCAGCCCGACGAGCTCGTCTTCATCAGCTCGTTCGCGGGCGGCGAGGTCTTCCGGTCGGGCGTCACCTACCGCCGCGGGCGCGGCAAGGTGTTCTACTTCAGCCCCGGCGATCAGGACTTCCCGGTCTACCACCAGCCCGAGATCCAGCTCGTCCTCGCCAACGCGGTCACCTGGGCGGCGCCGCCCGCCGAACGCGTCCTGCCCGCCGTCAGCAATCCGTCGGCCGAGTGGTTCCTGACATGA
- a CDS encoding sugar phosphate isomerase/epimerase, with translation MAFKLAAQESTCEGDTLEEKFAFAKSVGFDGIELSGRGNGVFLSRVDELKAARSAGVEMPSAVAHVDYFIGDFDPDRRRAAIDELKDLLGVVAEAGGLGFVTPHAFGLFSRHLPPFTPPRSDEESRRLLLEALDEVAQHAAGLGVTAYLEPLNRFEDFVVNTLADASWYVDEIASPGLAVVADTWHMSIEESDIGAAIRAAGSRIGHVQLGDSNRLEPGAGHYDWPQTLEALDDIGYEGWLAMECGLSGPAREVLPRVADLLRRV, from the coding sequence GTGGCGTTCAAGCTGGCTGCCCAGGAGTCGACCTGCGAGGGCGACACCCTGGAGGAGAAGTTCGCGTTCGCGAAGTCCGTCGGCTTCGACGGCATCGAGCTCTCCGGTCGCGGTAACGGCGTCTTCCTGTCCCGCGTCGACGAACTGAAGGCGGCGCGCTCCGCCGGGGTGGAGATGCCGAGCGCGGTCGCGCACGTCGACTACTTCATCGGCGACTTCGACCCCGATCGTCGACGCGCCGCGATCGACGAGCTGAAGGATCTCCTGGGCGTCGTCGCCGAGGCCGGCGGGCTCGGCTTCGTGACCCCGCACGCCTTCGGCCTCTTCTCGCGGCATCTGCCCCCGTTCACCCCGCCGCGCAGCGACGAGGAGTCGCGCCGCCTGCTGCTCGAGGCCCTCGACGAGGTCGCCCAACACGCCGCGGGACTCGGTGTCACCGCCTACCTCGAACCGTTGAACCGCTTCGAGGACTTCGTCGTCAACACGCTCGCCGACGCGAGCTGGTACGTCGACGAGATCGCCTCGCCCGGCCTCGCCGTGGTGGCGGACACCTGGCACATGTCCATCGAGGAGTCCGACATCGGCGCTGCGATCCGCGCGGCGGGCTCCCGCATCGGCCACGTCCAGTTGGGCGACAGCAACCGGCTCGAGCCGGGTGCGGGCCACTACGACTGGCCGCAGACCCTCGAAGCGCTCGACGACATCGGCTACGAGGGCTGGCTCGCGATGGAGTGCGGCCTCAGCGGCCCGGCGCGCGAGGTGCTCCCTCGAGTCGCCGATCTTCTCCGGCGGGTCTGA